The Chanos chanos chromosome 16, fChaCha1.1, whole genome shotgun sequence genome has a window encoding:
- the nog5 gene encoding noggin 5, with protein MISLPALVFCLFVLAPCVPQNILRVRPSPSDHLPVPNLREDPDPALEPHEEDLDVRTLLRKLGGSFDRMYLSDTLPLRDNVSTISTRLGLTGPLPREIRKLDLRNSPHGKALRVGGRARQKFRQWLWSFTRCPVLSVWKDLGIRFWPRYVKEGRCEKERSCSLPEGMFCKPVKSVTVKLLRWQCQGFRPLRHCTWIRAHYPVISKCKCTC; from the coding sequence ATGATCTCGCTTCCCGCGTTAGTATTTTGCCTGTTTGTCCTCGCTCCTTGCGTGCCTCAAAATATCCTACGCGTCCGCCCGTCACCAAGCGACCACTTGCCAGTGCCAAACCTGCGCGAGGATCCCGACCCTGCACTGGAACCACACGAGGAGGATTTGGATGTGCGAACACTGTTAAGGAAACTTGGGGGTAGTTTTGACCGTATGTATTTGTCTGATACCTTGCCGCTACGCGACAATGTGTCCACAATAAGTACGCGTCTTGGCTTGACCGGACCACTTCCACGTGAGATACGGAAACTAGATCTGAGAAACAGTCCTCACGGGAAAGCCCTTAGAGTGGGTGGGAGAGCCCGCCAAAAGTTCCGACAATGGCTTTGGTCTTTCACGCGTTGCcctgttctttctgtgtggaaGGACCTTGGCATTCGGTTTTGGCCACGTTATGTGAAGGAGGGGCGGTGCGAGAAGGAGCGCTCCTGCTCTTTACCAGAGGGAATGTTTTGTAAGCCGGTCAAATCCGTAACCGTCAAACTCCTCCGGTGGCAGTGTCAGGGCTTTCGCCCTCTCAGGCACTGCACGTGGATACGAGCACACTATCCGGTGATCTCCAAGTGCAAGTGCACCTGCTAA